From the Lathyrus oleraceus cultivar Zhongwan6 chromosome 4, CAAS_Psat_ZW6_1.0, whole genome shotgun sequence genome, one window contains:
- the LOC127076459 gene encoding protein CHUP1, chloroplastic, whose product MIMEKSIFRKFFSLILVREEKSMKPILLKCGLAFALTFAGFIYSNFRTRRIKSSPKDHHPSGHRSEVSLGGIRASSSSCNIHSEGSNFDAEEKCINKVVCRSSSTGVSPRTKHNGEKDEFLVPELNDSSASAHSSNEKDAYEQEIRKLRNNIIMLQERERTLEVQLLDYCGLREQETAVMELQNRLKLSNMESKMFNLKVETLQSENKRLELQVAGHAKLLAELEASKTKLKFLKKKIRNEAEQNKEHIVNLKQKVTKLQELESKAVANDQEIQMKLEKLNGLEVEAEKWRKSCLRLQKENSDLAQRLESTQILANSVLEDPEADALREESDRLRRENEGLTKEVVQLKADRCTDVEELVYLRWLNACLRHELRNYQPPPGKTVARDLSKSLSPASEKKAKQLILEYANAEGRVSISDLDSDQWSSSQASYSEYEEFSSHDNSFNPRVSNATNKSKIFGKLMKLMRGKDSSSNLSSRSTSLEKSRSLGCGLDIGADGLKSEYESLIGTSRNSMDLEQTLSLKEETRRNSSVERSKSFYPRKSGSGDLKITSDSFSESYSTVRSNLIKYAEALKDSSTSETPKHEICRRSASYSSF is encoded by the exons ATGATAATGGAGAAAAGTATATTTAGAAAGTTTTTTAGTTTGATTTTGGTGAGAGAGGAGAAAAGTATGAAGCCTATTCTACTTAAATGTGGTTTGGCTTTTGCTCTTACCTTTGCGGGTTTTATCTATTCGAATTTTAGAACTAGACGGATCAAGTCTTCCCCCAAAGACCACCACCCTTCAG GTCATAGGAGTGAAGTTAGTTTAGGAGGTATTAGAGCATCGTCGAGTTCTTGCAATATTCATTCAGAAGGAAGCAATTTCGATGCA GAAGAAAAATGCATCAACAAGGTTGTATGTAGAAGTTCTTCAACTGGTGTCTCTCCAAGAACTAAACATAATGGAGAGAAAGACGAGTTTCTCGTCCCCGAACTCAACGATTCTTCTGCGTCGGCACATTCAAGTAACGAGAAAGATGCTTATGAGCAAGAAATCAGAAAACTGAGGAACAATATCATAATGCTTCAAGAGAGGGAGAGAACTCTCGAGGTTCAACTTCTTGATTACTGCGGTCTAAGGGAGCAAGAAACAGCAGTAATGGAGCTTCAAAACCGATTGAAATTAAGTAACATGGAGTCGAAAATGTTTAATCTAAAAGTCGAGACGTTACAGTCCGAGAATAAGAGATTAGAGCTACAGGTTGCAGGTCATGCGAAACTGCTTGCTGAACTCGAGGCTTCAAAAACAAAACTGAAATTTTTGAAGAAGAAAATTAGGAATGAAGCTGAACAGAATAAGGAGCATATCGTAAATCTTAAACAAAAAGTTACAAAGTTGCAGGAGCTTGAATCCAAAGCTGTTGCGAATGATCAAGAAATTCAAATGAAGCTGGAAAAGCTAAATGGTCTTGAGGTTGAGGCAGAAAAGTGGAGGAAATCTTGTTTGAGATTGCAGAAGGAAAATTCTGACTTAGCTCAAAGATTGGAGTCTACTCAAATCCTTGCGAATTCCGTTCTTGAAGATCCAGAA GCAGATGCTCTAAGGGAagaaagcgaccgtctgaggcGAGAGAACGAGGGATTAACGAAAGAAGTTGTGCAACTAAAAGCTGATAGATGCACCGATGTTGAAGAATTAGTTTATTTAAGGTGGCTAAATGCTTGCTTAAGACATGAATTAAGAAACTATCAACCTCCACCTGGTAAAACAGTTGCAAGGGACTTAAGTAAAAGCTTAAGTCCAGCTTCTGAGAAGAAAGCTAAACAGCTTATACTCGAATATGCAAATGCCGAAGGAAGAGTTAGCATTTCTGATTTGGATTCTGATCAATGGTCCTCTTCACAAGCTTCTTACAGTGAGTATGAAGAGTTTTCTTCTCACGATAATTCATTCAATCCACGAGTCAGCAACGCCACAAACAAGTCGAAGATCTTTGGAAAACTTATGAAGCTAATGAGAGGAAAGGATAGTAGCAGCAATCTCAGTAGTAGAAGTACGTCTTTAGAAAAATCTAGATCGTTAGGATGTGGCCTTGATATTGGAGCTGATGGTCTTAAGAGCGAGTACGAATCTCTTATCGGGACGTCTCGAAATTCTATGGATTTAGAACAAACATTGAGTTTGAAGGAAGAGACTAGGAGAAATTCATCTGTTGAAAGATCAAAGAGTTTCTATCCAAGGAAAAGCGGTTCGGGAGATTTGAAAATTACCAGTGACTCTTTCTCAGAATCTTATAGCACAGTGAGATCTAATTTGATCAAATATGCTGAAGCTTTAAAAGATTCTAGTACTAGCGAAACTCCGAAACATGAAATATGTAGAAGATCAGCATCATATAGTTCATTTTAA
- the LOC127076460 gene encoding GDSL esterase/lipase APG, which translates to MVKMNTKETLVLLFASFLFLSCGYAQDTIVPAIITFGDSAVDVGNNDYLPTIYKANYPPYGRDFVNKQATGRFCNGKLATDITAETLGFKNFAPAYLSPQASGNNLLTGVNFASAASGYDEKAATLNHALTLSQQLSYFKEYQGKLAQVAGSRKAASIIKGSLYLLSAGSSDFVQNYYVNPWINKAITVDQYSSYLLDSFNTFIKGLYGLGARKIGVTSLPPLGCLPAARTLFGHHENGCVSRINTDAQGFNKKINSAASNLQKQLPGLKVVIFDIYKPLYDLVQSPSNFGFAEAGRGCCGTGTIELTSLLCNTKSPGTCSNATQYVFWDSVHPSEAANQVLADSLLVQGISLIT; encoded by the exons ATGGTGAAAATGAATACCAAAGAAACACTTGTTTTACTCTTTGCATCTTTCTTGTTCCTATCTTGTGGCTATGCACAAGATACTATTGTACCAGCTATCATCACATTTGGTGATTCTGCTGTGGATGTAGGGAATAATGACTACCTTCCTACTATTTATAAGGCTAACTATCCTCCTTATGGGAGAGATTTTGTTAACAAACAGGCTACTGGAAGGTTTTGTAATGGCAAATTAGCTACTGATATTACAG CTGAAACACTTGGTTTTAAGAATTTTGCACCTGCATATCTCAGTCCACAGGCATCAGGAAATAACCTCCTTACTGGTGTAAACTTTGCTTCAGCTGCATCTGGTTATGACGAAAAGGCTGCTACCTTGAAT CATGCACTTACATTATCCCAACAGTTAAGTTATTTCAAGGAATATCAAGGCAAGTTGGCACAGGTTGCTGGCAGCAGAAAAGCTGCATCAATTATCAAAGGTTCATTGTACTTATTGAGTGCTGGAAGCAGTGATTTTGTGCAAAATTATTATGTTAATCCTTGGATCAACAAAGCAATCACTGTTGATCAGTATTCTTCTTACCTACTAGACTCATTCAACACCTTCATTAAG GGCTTGTATGGATTAGGGGCAAGGAAAATTGGAGTGACTTCACTTCCACCATTGGGGTGCCTACCAGCTGCAAGGACTTTATTTGGTCACCATGAGAACGGTTGTGTCTCAAGAATCAACACTGACGCACAAGGATTTAACAAGAAAATTAACTCAGCTGCATCAAATCTTCAAAAGCAACTTCCTGGTCTTAAGGTTGTGATTTTTGATATTTACAAGCCTCTCTATGACCTTGTTCAGAGCCCTTCAAATTTCG GTTTCGCTGAGGCGGGGAGAGGATGCTGTGGTACAGGAACGATCGAATTAACATCACTATTGTGCAATACAAAATCACCAGGAACTTGTTCTAATGCAACTCAGTATGTGTTCTGGGACAGTGTTCATCCTTCAGAAGCTGCTAATCAAGTTTTGGCCGATTCTTTACTCGTACAAGGCATATCTCTCATCACATAA